GAAAAGAACAACTATTAGATGCCGTACATCATTGTTTTGTATCCTTATATACTGATCGTGCAATAAAATATAGACACGATATGGGTTTTGCTAAACTTGACATAGCTATTTCTGTTGGAGTTCAACAAATGGTCAGAAGTGACAAAGCTTCATCTGGAGTTGCATTTACTATCGATCCTGATTCTGGTTTTGAAAACACAATCATAATTAATGGCTGTTGGGGACTTGGGGAAAATATAGTACAAGGAACAGTTACCCCTGATGAATGGATGGTATTCAAGCCTAGTTTGGAAAATCCTGAATTAAACCCAATCCTAAAAAGACATTGTGGAAGAAAAGAATTTACAATGATTTATGCTGAGAATTCCAAAAGCTCTTCTGCAAACAATACAATCATTAATAGTAATACTTCTGAAGAAAAAGGAAATCAGTTTACATTAAGTAACATAGAAATAATTCATTTATCACAATGGTGCTATAAAATTGAAAAACATTATAAGAAAGCAATGGACATTGAATGGGCCAAAGATGGATTTAACAACAACCTATATATTGTTCAAGCGAGACCGGAAACCATTCACGGAAAAAGAAATAAAAAAGTACGAGAAATATATAGTCTGAAAGAGAAAGGTCCAATTTTAACTCAAGGAATTGCCCTTGGTAATAAGATTGCTTCCGGCAAAGCACGTATTCTCAATAATCCTCAAGAAGGGAATCTGTTGAAAGAAGGCGAAATCATAGTTACCGATTTGACAAACCCAGATTGGGATCCAATAATGAAACTAGCTTCTGCTATAATAACCAACAAAGGAGGCCGAACTAGTCATGCCGCTATTGTAGCTAGAGAACTAGGTACAGTTTCCGTTGTAGGATGTGGCGATGCAACTATCAAAATTAAAAACGGACAGCAAATTACTGTTTCCTGTGCTGAGGGAAAAGATGGATATATATATGACGGAAAACTAAAATGGGACGTTAAAGAACAAGATTTCAGCAAACTTGAAATGCCTAAAACAGCTCCAATGCTCATTCTTGCTGATCCTGAAAAGGCTTTTGAATTGAGCCATTATCCCAATCAAGGTGTAGGCCTAATGCGAATGGAATTTGCAATTTCAAATACTATAAAAATTCATCCTTTAGCGCTATGCGAACCCGAAAAAATAATTGATCCTAAAATTGCTGCCGAAATAGCTGCATTAACTAGAGGCTATGATGATCCTAAAAATTACTTTGTTGACAAACTAACTGAAGCCGTATCAATAGTTGCTGCTGCTTTTTATCCAAAAGATGTGATTGTGCGAATGAGCGATTTTAAAAGTAATGAATACGCAAATCTAATTGGTGGAAAATATTACGAACCTGATGAAGAAAATCCTATGATTGGTTTTCGGGGTGCTTCCCGTTATTACAGCAAGTTTTACAGAAAAGGTTTTGCTTTAGAGTGTGAAGCTATGAAAAAAGTCCGCAACGAAATGGGATTTCAAAATGTAAAACTTATGATTCCCTTTTGCAGAACAATTGAAGAAGGTAAAAATGTACTTGCCGAGATGGCAAAAAATGGTTTAGTACAAGGAATTAATGGATTAGAAGTATATGTAATGATTGAAATTCCGAGTAATGTTCTACTTGCTGATGAATTTGCCAAATTATTTGATGGATTTTCTATTGGATCAAATGATCTAACACAACTTACTTTAGGTCTAGACCGAGACTCCGCATTAGTAAGTTATTTATTTAGTGAAGAAAATCCTGCGGTTAAATCTTTAATAAAAGAAACCATTCGAGTAGCAAAACACTTTGAAATAAAAGTTGGATTATGTGGTCAAGCACCTAGTGACATTCCAGAATTTGCTGATTTTTTAGTTCGTGAAGGAATTGACAGTATCTCATTTAATCCCGACGCTCTAATAACAGGAATTGAAAATATTTTAGAAGCCGAAAAAAAATTAAACCATAAAAGGAAAATTCTAATGTAAAAAACAATAACTATGGAAACAACATTCAGAAATAAAGTCGTAGTTGTAACAGGTGGTTCGTCTGGAATAGGAAAAGCGACCGCACTTAGCTTTGCGCAAAAAGGGGCTACAGTTGTATTAGTGGATTGGATAGAAAATAGCGAAACAATGAGCCTTCTCAAAAAAACTGGGGAGAAATTTCTATTCATCAAATGTGATGTATCTAAAGAATCAGACGTAAAAGCAATGATAGAAAAAACTATCGAAACATTCGGCAGATTGGATTATGCTTTCAACAATGCTGGTATTGAAGGAAAATCAGCTCCAACCCAAGATTGCACAGAGGAAAATTGGGATAAAGTTATTGGCATCAACCAAAAAGGGATTTGGTTGTGCATGAAATATGAAATTCCAGAAATACTAAAACAAGGCAAAGGTGCAATTGTCAACTGTGCTTCTGTTGCAGGTTTAGTAGGATTTGCAGGATTACCAGCCTACGTAGCGTCAAAACATGCGGTTGTAGGATTAACAAAAACTGCCGCTTTAGAAAACGCAAAACTAGGCATACGAATCAATGCTGTTTGCCCTGGAGTAATTGCCACTCCTATGATAGACAGACTGACACAAAACAATAAAGAGGCCAAAAAACAATTTGTAGGTCTAGAACCTGTTGGTCGTTTTGGTCAACCACAAGAAATAGCAAATGCCGTTATCTGGTTATGCTCAGACCAAGCTTCTTTTGTAACTGGACATGCCATGGCAGTTGATGGCGGTTTTGTAACACAATAATTTATTAACTTAAAACTAATACATCATGCAAACGTACGAAGTAAACCTAAAATGGACCGGAAGAAGAAAAGGAGTTCTAAGTTCTCCTATTTTACCTCAAAGCATAGAAGTCGCAACACCACCCGATTTCCCTAAGGGAATGGAAGGAATTTGGTCACCAGAGCATTTACTAATAGCCTCTATAAACAGTTGCCTTTTAAGCACTTTTTTGAGTATTGCAGAAAATTCTAAACTAGAATTTGTAAGCTTCGAAAGTAAATCGACTTGTCATGTTGATCTAATTGACGGCAAATACACCATAACGGAAATCATATTAAAACCAAAAATCATCATTCCGTATGCGCAAAAACCAGATAGAGCTAAACACATTTTAGAAATGAGCGAAAAATCATGTCTTATTTCAAGTGCTATCAAAGCTCCAATACTATTACAATCAGAAATATATGTAGAACATAGTTTAATGGCAGTTAGTGATCCGTATTAATGCATAGAAATTAGTAAAATAAGACCTTAATAAAAAGTAGATAAAAACAAACATCATGAAAGGCTCTTTAAAACTCGGAAAAATTGCAGGAATCGGAATATTCATCCATTGGACCTTTTCCATACTTATTGCTTTCGTCCTATTTTTGAATTACAAAACGGGTTACAATGCACTCCAATCAGGATGGACTGTCCTATTTGTCTTGGCTATTTTTGCTACGGTCTTATTACACGAATTAGGCCACGCATTAGTGGCTAAAAAATACAATATTGAAACAAAAGACATTACTCTTTTGCCTATTGGCGGTTTAGCACGATTAGAAAGACTACCTGAAAAACCGATAGAAGAATTATTTGTAGCGGCTGCAGGACCTTTGGTAAACATTGCATTAGCTATTATAATCTCTGTCTTTATTCAGGTTCCTGAAACTTCCCGAGATCTTTTATCCCAATTATCAAATGGGGTAAACGCAACTAATTTTTTCCTAAACTTTTTAATAGTCAATCTATGGCTTGCTCTTTTCAACCTGATTCCTGCTTTTCCAATGGATGGTGGAAGAATCTTGCGAGCGCTATTATCTTTTAAATTAAAAAGACATGTTGCTACCAAAATAGCCGCTCGAGTAGGGCAACTTTTGGCAATTGGGTTTGTAATTTTAGGTTTTTTTTCGAATCCTTTCTTGATATTTATTGGACTATTCGTAATCTATGGTGCCCAAATGGAATCCGAACAAGCAGAAGCAAAATTTATGCTCAAAGAATATACTGTTCGCGATGTTCTAATGAAAAATTATCAAGCTATCGATGCGAATCAAACAATAGAAACGGCTATCACCTTATTGCTTGACAGCCAAAACAAAAGTTTTGTTGTAACTCAAGACAAAGATGTAGTGGGGACTTTGAATCGGGATGAAATTATCATCGCTCTTGCCAATAAAGGCGAAAACCAAACTATTAGTTCGGCTATGAACAAAAACTTAATTTTTGTTGATGTGAATACGCCGCTAGGAAATGTCTTTGAGCAGATTTATGGAAACAAATTAAATTTAATTCTTGTTACGGAAAACGAAAAATTTATTGGAACTTTAGATACTGAAAATATTTTAGAATTTATTCTAATAAAAGAAGTTAAAACTAAAAAAGCCGATGCTAATTTCTGAAAAAACTAATTCTATAATTGAAAGCATAACACTTGTTCATAGCGGTGAGGATTATTTTTCACGTTTAGAAGAAATTATCAATACTTCTCAATTTGAAATACACTTTCAGATTTATCTATTTGAAAACGATGAAACTGGTCAAAGAATTATTAGTGCTTTAAAGAAAGCTGCTGAAAGACAAGTAAAAATCTATCTTTTGTTAGATGGCTTTGGTTCGCTTACTTTTCCAAATGAAATAATAAATGAGTTAAAACAAAAAGGAATTAACTTCAGGTATTTTTCTCCTTTATTTTCAGCAAATTCCTTTTATCTAGGCCGAAGATTACATCAAAAAGTAATTGTAGTAGATGCAAAAGTGGCATTAATAGGCGGAATTAACATTGCCGATAAATATCATGGCACAAAAACAGATGCCGCTTGGTTAGATTATGCCATTCAAATAAATGGAAAAATTGCAAAACCTCTAGCAGATCTCTGTGAAGCGATTTATTTTAAGACACAAAAATTTCAGAGAAAAAAAATACTTCCTGTTTTTCAAGAAAAATACGAAGCCCGAGTTAGCATACTTCAAAACGATTGGTTAAATCGAAAAAACGAAATCTCAAATGCCTATGTTAAATCGATTAGCAATGCCACTAAACAAGTAACCATTGTAGGAAGTTATTTTCTGCCTGGACGAAAACTAGCCAATGCACTGAAAAAAGCATCCAAAAACAACATAAAGATTCAATTGATTTTATCGGGCGTTTCAGATCTGCCCATGACAAGACGAGCTACTCATTATTTTTATTCTAAACTTCTTTCACACAACATAGAATTATATGAGTGGAATAAATCTATTTTACATGGAAAAGCAGCTGTTATTGATCAATCCTGGACAACCGTAGGTTCTTTTAATCTCAATAATTTAAGTTCTTATGCTAGTATTGAAATGAATGTTGGAATAGATTCAGTCCTTTTTTCAAAAATGTTTCAAAATCATCTTGATGAGATTATTTCACAATGTCAAAGAATAACTCCTGAATCATTACAATCAAGCAACAGTTTAATTTCAAAACTAACAAACGGAATTTCCTATTATATTACAAGAGCAATTGAAATTATTATGACTTACCTACCCTATAAAAGATTCCATAATTTATAGTTTGCTTATTTTCTAGTCTAGATTAAATTGAATTGTTACGCAAAATCTAATATTATATAAACAATACTGTTCATTAATTCACAATAATTGCCCCCCTTAATAAAGCTCTTAATCAGGGCTTTTTTTTATTTAAACTACTGAAATAAAATTGCTTACATACTTATTTTAACAAAAAATTGCTTAAATTTGATAGTATAAATACTCGCTATAAGTGAGATATTTTATCCTTCTTAAAATTTAAATTTTATAATCTAAATAGTAATTATAAAAACTATAAAAATGGCTTTCATAGACTATTATAAAATATTAGATGTAAGTAAAACTGCAACGGAAGCCGAGATAAAAAAGGCTTATCGAAAAATGGCCAGAAAATACCATCCAGACCTCAACCCCAATGATAAAGAAGCTGAAAAAAAATTCAAGGAAGTCAATGAAGCCAATGAAGTATTAAGTAATGCCGAAAATCGAAAAAAATACGATGAGTATGGCGAAAATTGGCAACATGCTGAACAATATGAAAAAGCCAGACAACAGCAGCAATATCAAAGAGCGGATCAAGCGAGTGGTTTTGAAGGTGGCGGAGATTATTCGGATTTTTTCGAATCTGTTTTTGGGGGACGAACTTATAGAGGTAGCAAACGAACTTCTCAATACAAAGGAGAAGATTTTAATGCCGAATTACACCTAGACCTAAAAGATGTTTACACAACGCACAAGCGTACACTAACTGTAAACGGAAAAAATATTAGATTGACTATTCCATCAGGGGTCGAAAATGGACAACAAATAAAAATCAGCGGACAAGGCGGTGACGGAATAAATGGTGGGCCAAAAGGCGATTTATACCTTACTTTTAATATTGCAAATCACACCCATTTCAAAAGAGATAAAAATAATTTATACAGCACTGTAAATATTGATTTATATAAAGCTATTCTTGGTGGAGAAGTAACCGTCGATACGTTTGACGGAAAAGTTAAATTGAAAGTAGCTCCAGGAATTCAAAATGGCACCAAAGTAAAACTAAAAGGAAAAGGATTTCCTGTTTATAAAAAAGAAGGTGAATTTGGTGACCTATACATCACCTATCATATAGCAATCCCTACTTCTATTTCTGAAAAAGAAAAAGAATTATTTGAAGAACTCGCTAAATTAAGAACCTTATGAACCTAGATAATCTTATTCCTGTAGCCACATTATGTACTCATTATAATGTTGAAATGCCATTCTTTGGGCAATTAAACGAAATGGGGTTAATACAAATTCAAATCATTGAAGAAACCCAATACATTCATCCTGATAGAATTTATGAAATCGAGAAAATGATACGTATGTATCAAGAATTAGATATCAATATAGAAGGAATTGATGTGGTAATGAACTTATTGAAAAAAATAGATGATTTACAGAACGAATTAATCGCTGTTAAAAACAGATTGGGTATATATGAAAGCTAAAATTTGCAATCATACTATCTTTTACTAAATAATAAAAGTAAAAATCAACAACATGAATTGGCATTTAATCCCTATTTCGGAAATAGCCCAGTTGTTGAATTCAACTCCTTCCGGTATTGATCACGATACCGCATCACAACTCCTTGTGCAACACGGAAAAAATGAAATCGAGGACAAAAAAAAG
Above is a window of Flavobacterium sp. 123 DNA encoding:
- the ppsA gene encoding phosphoenolpyruvate synthase, whose translation is MENYKYILFFNQIDINSIGEVGGKNASLGEMFNQLNPTGINIPNGFALTADGYRFFRKTNNLEKPLEDLLLALDTKSYSNLSSIGEKARNLILSATIPEVISSEISSAYESLSKRCGTNSLGVAVRSSATSEDLPTASFAGQMQSFLNIIGKEQLLDAVHHCFVSLYTDRAIKYRHDMGFAKLDIAISVGVQQMVRSDKASSGVAFTIDPDSGFENTIIINGCWGLGENIVQGTVTPDEWMVFKPSLENPELNPILKRHCGRKEFTMIYAENSKSSSANNTIINSNTSEEKGNQFTLSNIEIIHLSQWCYKIEKHYKKAMDIEWAKDGFNNNLYIVQARPETIHGKRNKKVREIYSLKEKGPILTQGIALGNKIASGKARILNNPQEGNLLKEGEIIVTDLTNPDWDPIMKLASAIITNKGGRTSHAAIVARELGTVSVVGCGDATIKIKNGQQITVSCAEGKDGYIYDGKLKWDVKEQDFSKLEMPKTAPMLILADPEKAFELSHYPNQGVGLMRMEFAISNTIKIHPLALCEPEKIIDPKIAAEIAALTRGYDDPKNYFVDKLTEAVSIVAAAFYPKDVIVRMSDFKSNEYANLIGGKYYEPDEENPMIGFRGASRYYSKFYRKGFALECEAMKKVRNEMGFQNVKLMIPFCRTIEEGKNVLAEMAKNGLVQGINGLEVYVMIEIPSNVLLADEFAKLFDGFSIGSNDLTQLTLGLDRDSALVSYLFSEENPAVKSLIKETIRVAKHFEIKVGLCGQAPSDIPEFADFLVREGIDSISFNPDALITGIENILEAEKKLNHKRKILM
- a CDS encoding SDR family oxidoreductase; this translates as METTFRNKVVVVTGGSSGIGKATALSFAQKGATVVLVDWIENSETMSLLKKTGEKFLFIKCDVSKESDVKAMIEKTIETFGRLDYAFNNAGIEGKSAPTQDCTEENWDKVIGINQKGIWLCMKYEIPEILKQGKGAIVNCASVAGLVGFAGLPAYVASKHAVVGLTKTAALENAKLGIRINAVCPGVIATPMIDRLTQNNKEAKKQFVGLEPVGRFGQPQEIANAVIWLCSDQASFVTGHAMAVDGGFVTQ
- a CDS encoding OsmC family protein encodes the protein MQTYEVNLKWTGRRKGVLSSPILPQSIEVATPPDFPKGMEGIWSPEHLLIASINSCLLSTFLSIAENSKLEFVSFESKSTCHVDLIDGKYTITEIILKPKIIIPYAQKPDRAKHILEMSEKSCLISSAIKAPILLQSEIYVEHSLMAVSDPY
- a CDS encoding site-2 protease family protein, producing MKGSLKLGKIAGIGIFIHWTFSILIAFVLFLNYKTGYNALQSGWTVLFVLAIFATVLLHELGHALVAKKYNIETKDITLLPIGGLARLERLPEKPIEELFVAAAGPLVNIALAIIISVFIQVPETSRDLLSQLSNGVNATNFFLNFLIVNLWLALFNLIPAFPMDGGRILRALLSFKLKRHVATKIAARVGQLLAIGFVILGFFSNPFLIFIGLFVIYGAQMESEQAEAKFMLKEYTVRDVLMKNYQAIDANQTIETAITLLLDSQNKSFVVTQDKDVVGTLNRDEIIIALANKGENQTISSAMNKNLIFVDVNTPLGNVFEQIYGNKLNLILVTENEKFIGTLDTENILEFILIKEVKTKKADANF
- a CDS encoding phosphatidylserine/phosphatidylglycerophosphate/cardiolipin synthase family protein, producing the protein MLISEKTNSIIESITLVHSGEDYFSRLEEIINTSQFEIHFQIYLFENDETGQRIISALKKAAERQVKIYLLLDGFGSLTFPNEIINELKQKGINFRYFSPLFSANSFYLGRRLHQKVIVVDAKVALIGGINIADKYHGTKTDAAWLDYAIQINGKIAKPLADLCEAIYFKTQKFQRKKILPVFQEKYEARVSILQNDWLNRKNEISNAYVKSISNATKQVTIVGSYFLPGRKLANALKKASKNNIKIQLILSGVSDLPMTRRATHYFYSKLLSHNIELYEWNKSILHGKAAVIDQSWTTVGSFNLNNLSSYASIEMNVGIDSVLFSKMFQNHLDEIISQCQRITPESLQSSNSLISKLTNGISYYITRAIEIIMTYLPYKRFHNL
- a CDS encoding DnaJ C-terminal domain-containing protein — encoded protein: MAFIDYYKILDVSKTATEAEIKKAYRKMARKYHPDLNPNDKEAEKKFKEVNEANEVLSNAENRKKYDEYGENWQHAEQYEKARQQQQYQRADQASGFEGGGDYSDFFESVFGGRTYRGSKRTSQYKGEDFNAELHLDLKDVYTTHKRTLTVNGKNIRLTIPSGVENGQQIKISGQGGDGINGGPKGDLYLTFNIANHTHFKRDKNNLYSTVNIDLYKAILGGEVTVDTFDGKVKLKVAPGIQNGTKVKLKGKGFPVYKKEGEFGDLYITYHIAIPTSISEKEKELFEELAKLRTL
- a CDS encoding chaperone modulator CbpM, encoding MNLDNLIPVATLCTHYNVEMPFFGQLNEMGLIQIQIIEETQYIHPDRIYEIEKMIRMYQELDINIEGIDVVMNLLKKIDDLQNELIAVKNRLGIYES